The Oxalobacter aliiformigenes nucleotide sequence CGGGCCGCCTGAATGCTTCCTTCAATTACGGAAGAGTCAAGGATGTCGAATGGAGCAATAACGACAGCGGTCACAAGGACGTGAAGAAGTATGCCCTGGGGTATACCTATGACTTGTCCAAGCGGACGTCCATATATGGCATTGTGGCTTATTCCGATTATGATGACGACCAGATCGCCGGATTTTACCGTGGTGAAGGCCTGAACAACAACGGTGATCCGGCCAGTTACAATCGGGACAGTGTGACGGGTGTGCAGATCGGTATTACGCACAAGTTCTGATTTTGTTCTTTTTGCCCAAGGCCATCCACAGGATGGCCTTTTTTTGTTTCATGTCATGCCGGGTTGCGGGAAGGGACTGGCCGGATTGTTGGGGGAAAGAACCGATACAGTTGGGTACCGAACCGGAAAAAGAGTTATTGCACAGAGAGTTGACGAACATTGTTCATCTTTGCCGTCAAAACCGAGAGAAGGGAAATGGCGGTTTTTGTATGATGAAAATACAACGTTTTTTGCTTTTTCGAGACACTTTTTGAAGAATTTTCCGAAATAAATGACAAATCAATGACATTGATCCCGATCAAAAGGTATCTTTCACTCATCCGAATAGTCTGAATGACCTGAACAGCTGTTCCGGATTTTAAAAGACCTATTTAAAAGGGAAGGCAAAATGAAAAAGACTCTTATCGCATTGGCTGTGCTGGGCGCCGCTGCTGGCGTTGCACACGCTCAATCCAACGTTACCATCTACGGTATCGTTGACACCGGTTTCATCAAGAAATCCGGCCAGGATGTAGAAATGGGCGAAAACGTCAACAACCGTCTGGGCTTCCGTGGTGTTGAAGACCTCGGTTCCGGCATGAAGGCAACCTTCGAACTGGAACACCGGTTCGACCTGAACAACGGTACCCAGAAAGGTTCAACCTATAAAGGGAAAGATCGTGAATTCGACGGTGCTGCCAACGTCGGTCTGAAGGGCGACAGCTGGGGTGCTGTCCGTCTGGGCCGTGTCAACGAACTGACGACGGAAACCATCCGTAAGTTCGATCCGTTCTATCAATATGGTGTCGGTGCCATGTTGGAAGGCAACCAGCGTTCCCCGCGTATCGACAACACCATCCGTTACGACAGCCCGAACTGGAGCGGATTCCACTTCGGTGCCAGCTACTCGCTGGGTGGCAATACCGATAGCGATTCCATGGATTCATTCGAAAGCGGTGTCAAGAGAGCTGGTGCTGACAACGACGGTTATGGCATCATGCTCGGTTACGACAATGGCCCGTTGGCTTTGGTCGGTAACTGGAGCCGTCTGGCCGATTCCAAGGATTCGTCCGTCTGGAATTTGGGCGCTGCATACCGTTTTGGTCCTGCCAAGGTCGAACTGGTTTACCAGCAGACCAAGGACAAAGGCTGGGCTAACGGTGAACAGGCTGACTGGCAGACAGTTAGAAGCTGGAACAACGGTCGTGTTGTTAATGAATACATGGGCGTTGACGAGCTGAAAGAAAAACAATGGTTGCTGGGTCTGGAATGGAAACTGGGTCCGGGTCGTCTGAATGCCTCGGCCCAGTGGATGGAAGTCGAAGCCAGCGGTGGTCAGCATGTCAGCGACAAGGACATCTACAAGTATGCCATCGGTTATACCTATGACCTGTCCAAACGTACCGCCATCTACGGTAATGTTGCCTACACTGACTACGACGACAAGGAAGTCGCAGCTGTCTATGGCGATGCTGACGATGGTACCTACGGTGTTCAGGTTGGTATCACCCACAAGTTCTGATTGTTGACGCAAGGCCGGTGCAAGCCGGTTTTGCAGAAATGCATGAACGGGAAAGCACCCCTTTTGCGGGGTGCTTTTTTTTTATGTGTGAACCGGATATAGGGTACTGGCTGGCAGGATTGTCTGTTTTTACAAACGGTTACAGGTTGTTGACGGCGACTTGTGATAGGCTATGTTCCTGACTGGATCTTTTTGTATGGTGTTTTCCTGCCATGTGCTGTCTGGCGGAAGCGGGAAAACCGGATGTGTTTACCGGATGAGGTTTTTGATATGTGTGGGATTGTCGGCGCGGTAGCGAAGCGGAACGTGGTTCCTGTCATGCTGGAAGGATTGAAGAGACTGGAATACCGGGGCTATGATTCATGCGGGATTGCACTGTGCACGGAAGGGCATCTGGAGCGCTCGCGCAGTACATCACGGGTGGCCGAACTGGAAAAACAGGTCAACGGACATCATCTTTCTGGATTTCTCGGTATTGCGCATACCCGCTGGGCGACACATGGCGCGCCAACCACGGACAATGCCCATCCCCATTTTTCCGGCAAGCGGATTGCGCTGGTGCATAACGGTATTATCGAAAATCATGCCGAGCTGCGCGAAGCGCTGAAAATGAAGGGGTATGTTTTTTCCAGCCAGACCGACACGGAGGTCATCGCACATCTGATCGACAGCTTCTATCAAGGGGATCTGCTGGAAGCGGTGCAGGCAGCCATTGTCCGCTTGCGGGGTGCGTTTGCCATTGCGGTCATTTGCCGTGACGAACCGCAGCGGATGGTCGGTGCCCGGCAGGGATCGCCGCTGGTGGTCGGTATTGGCGACCATGAAAATTTTCTGGCGTCCGATGCGCTAGCGCTGGCCGGCACCACGAACCGGATCGTTTATCTGGAGGAAGGCGATGTCGTCGATATTCATCTGAATGATTTCCATATTGTCGATGCCGGGGGAAAACCGGCATTGCGGGAAGTCAAGGTCGTCGATGTCTATTCCGGTGTCGCGGAACTGGGACCATACCGGCATTTCATGCAGAAAGAGATTTTCGAACAGCCGCGGGCTATTTCGGATACATTGCAAGGTCTGGAAAGCATTACGCCGGATCTGTTCGGTGCACAGGCGTCCGCTGTTTTGCACAAGGCGGATTCGGTTCTGATTCTGGCGTGCGGAACCAGTTATTATGCCGGGTTGACGGCCAAGTACTGGCTGGAATCGATCGCGAAGATTCCTGTCGAGGTGGAAATCGCCAGTGAATACCGTTATCGGGACAGTGTCCCGTCGGAGAACAAACTGGTGGTGACCATCAGTCAGAGCGGGGAAACGGCGGATACCCTGGCTGCCTTGCGTCATGCCCGTGAACTGGGGATGGCACATTCGCTGACGATCTGCAATGTCGCGACCAGTGTGATGGTCAGGGAGTGTGAGCTGGCTTATATTACGAGGGCGGGGGTGGAAATCGGTGTGGCGTCGACGAAGGCGTTCACCACACAGTTGACGGCGCTTTTCCTGTTGACGCTTGCGATTGCGAAAGTCCGGGGAAGGCTGGCGCCGGAACAGGAAGCGGAGCATATGAAGTTGCTCCGTCATTTGCCTGTGGCGGTGTCTGCCGTTCTGGCGCTGGAACCGCAGATTATTGCTTGGGCGGAAGAGTTTTCACGACATGATGATGCGCTGTTTCTCGGAAGAGGCATTCATTATCCGATTGCGCTGGAAGGGGCGCTCAAGCTGAAGGAAATTTCCTATATTCATGCCGAGGCTTACCCGGCCGGTGAGCTGAAGCACGGTCCTCTTGCGCTGGTGACGGACAAAATGCCGGTTGTCACGATCGCGCCGAATGACGATCTGCTTGAAAAACTGAAATCGAATATGCAGGAAGTTCGTGCACGGGGAGGGCAGCTCTATGTTTTTGCCGATTCGGATACGAAAATTGTATCGGAAGAAGGGATTCATGTGATCCGTATGCCGGAAAATTACGGCCTGTTGTCACCGATATTGCACGTTATTCCGTTACAATTGCTTGCCTATCATACTGCTTTGGTCAGGGGGACGGATGTTGACAAGCCACGCAATCTGGCCAAGTCGGTCACCGTGGAATAAGGCGGGCTGTTTGTCCGGTGCGCGACGGTATCCGTGACCTGGCGTACAATAGTGCCTGTGTATAATCGCAAGACGCATGAAGGGAGATGGCAAATGGATGCCTTCTGGCAATTTGTCAATAAAAGAAGTGTCCGTCTTGTGCTGGCCACTTTCTGCATGTGTCTGGCCATACAGGGCGGTTACCGGATTTATCTGGCGCAAACCCGTGTCGATATATTCCGGGGGGCGGGCGAGCTGTTGCTGTGGCTGTCGTGGGCGCTGGTGAATTATCTGCGTTCGGAGGGGAAGGTCGCACCGAAGCTGAATATCGCCGTCAATGTGGGGATCGCCATGCTGGTGGTCAGCTGGTTCATGAAATGAAAGCGGGGGGATATGTCTGATTCGGAGAATTATGAAGATACAGTCGGCTATACCTTGCATGGCAGCCGGTATTTGAATCTCACTAACCGGTGTGGTGTCCTGCGGTGCGCTTTCTGCCCGAAATTCAATGGTGCCTGGTCTGTCAAGGAATATGATATGCGGCTTCACCATCATCCGACAGTGGATGAACTGGTCGAAGCGGCGGGAAATCCTGCCGATTACCATGAAATCGTTTTTTGCGGTATGGGGGAATCGACGACTCGTCTGGACGATATGCTGGAAGTGGCAAGACGCTTGCGCGAAAAGGGCGCGAAATTGCGGTTGAATACCAATGGGCTCGGTAGCATGATGAATGGCAGGGATGTGGCTCCCGAAATAGCGGCGTTGATACCGACGATTTCTGTTTCCTTAAATGCACAGGATGAGGAAACCTATAATCGCCATTGTCGTCCCAAGAATCCCGGTGCGTATCGGGCGGTACTTGAATTTGTGAAAAGTGCCAAAAAGGCGGGGGCGGACGTGACGGTAACGGCTGTTGACGGGTTGCCGGGAGTCGATATCGCCGCCTGTCAGGCAATTGCCGACAAACTGGGAGTCAGGTTCCGCAGGCGTGTGCTGGACGATCTGGTTTGAATAGTTCCGGTTACAGGGAATTGGCGTTCTGTTTCGATTGGTTGATCCCGTATTCCGTGTAGCGGCTGTTGTTTTGCCGGGTCTGGTTCTGTATTTCACGGGTTATGTCTGAAACAAGACCGTCATTGAACCCGGATTCATGTGACAGGTGGACGCATACGGCTGAATAGCGTATGCGTCTGGCTTTTATTCCGGCATGTTTCAGTCTGTCACCCAGTTCGAGGTCTTCTCCTCCGCCCCGGATTCTTTCGTCGAAACCATTGACGCCGATGATGTCGTTTTTCCATCCGGAAGCATTGTGACCGTTCCACCTGTTTTCCGTCGGGATGAGATTCAGCAGCTTGTCGAATGGCCAGCGGGCGATCAAACGGAGTTTTTTCGCGTATGTCGGATAGCCGTGGGATTGCAACCACATGATATTGAAGGCTTCGTCGGAAAGGATTTCTTCTTCACCGATTTGCAGGCTGCAGCACATGGGCAGTTTGCTGTGTCCCCCGGAAAGGAAATGATGCGGTCGTGCCGAATGTACGTGTGTTTTGACGAAATCGAATCGGGGAATGCAGTTGTCTTCCGTAAAAATGAGATAGTCGCCACGGGC carries:
- a CDS encoding porin — its product is MKKTLIALAVLGAAAGVAHAQSNVTIYGIVDTGFIKKSGQDVEMGENVNNRLGFRGVEDLGSGMKATFELEHRFDLNNGTQKGSTYKGKDREFDGAANVGLKGDSWGAVRLGRVNELTTETIRKFDPFYQYGVGAMLEGNQRSPRIDNTIRYDSPNWSGFHFGASYSLGGNTDSDSMDSFESGVKRAGADNDGYGIMLGYDNGPLALVGNWSRLADSKDSSVWNLGAAYRFGPAKVELVYQQTKDKGWANGEQADWQTVRSWNNGRVVNEYMGVDELKEKQWLLGLEWKLGPGRLNASAQWMEVEASGGQHVSDKDIYKYAIGYTYDLSKRTAIYGNVAYTDYDDKEVAAVYGDADDGTYGVQVGITHKF
- the glmS gene encoding glutamine--fructose-6-phosphate transaminase (isomerizing) — translated: MCGIVGAVAKRNVVPVMLEGLKRLEYRGYDSCGIALCTEGHLERSRSTSRVAELEKQVNGHHLSGFLGIAHTRWATHGAPTTDNAHPHFSGKRIALVHNGIIENHAELREALKMKGYVFSSQTDTEVIAHLIDSFYQGDLLEAVQAAIVRLRGAFAIAVICRDEPQRMVGARQGSPLVVGIGDHENFLASDALALAGTTNRIVYLEEGDVVDIHLNDFHIVDAGGKPALREVKVVDVYSGVAELGPYRHFMQKEIFEQPRAISDTLQGLESITPDLFGAQASAVLHKADSVLILACGTSYYAGLTAKYWLESIAKIPVEVEIASEYRYRDSVPSENKLVVTISQSGETADTLAALRHARELGMAHSLTICNVATSVMVRECELAYITRAGVEIGVASTKAFTTQLTALFLLTLAIAKVRGRLAPEQEAEHMKLLRHLPVAVSAVLALEPQIIAWAEEFSRHDDALFLGRGIHYPIALEGALKLKEISYIHAEAYPAGELKHGPLALVTDKMPVVTIAPNDDLLEKLKSNMQEVRARGGQLYVFADSDTKIVSEEGIHVIRMPENYGLLSPILHVIPLQLLAYHTALVRGTDVDKPRNLAKSVTVE
- a CDS encoding TatD family nuclease-associated radical SAM protein, with the protein product MSDSENYEDTVGYTLHGSRYLNLTNRCGVLRCAFCPKFNGAWSVKEYDMRLHHHPTVDELVEAAGNPADYHEIVFCGMGESTTRLDDMLEVARRLREKGAKLRLNTNGLGSMMNGRDVAPEIAALIPTISVSLNAQDEETYNRHCRPKNPGAYRAVLEFVKSAKKAGADVTVTAVDGLPGVDIAACQAIADKLGVRFRRRVLDDLV
- a CDS encoding glycosyltransferase, translated to MTFPTSIIISTHNSHEWLQKVLWGYENQNYKRFQLIIADDGSDNRTREMIQDYRKISRMDIIHLWHERNGCQKSHMLNKAIMHARGDYLIFTEDNCIPRFDFVKTHVHSARPHHFLSGGHSKLPMCCSLQIGEEEILSDEAFNIMWLQSHGYPTYAKKLRLIARWPFDKLLNLIPTENRWNGHNASGWKNDIIGVNGFDERIRGGGEDLELGDRLKHAGIKARRIRYSAVCVHLSHESGFNDGLVSDITREIQNQTRQNNSRYTEYGINQSKQNANSL